In the Quercus lobata isolate SW786 chromosome 5, ValleyOak3.0 Primary Assembly, whole genome shotgun sequence genome, one interval contains:
- the LOC115989199 gene encoding uncharacterized abhydrolase domain-containing protein DDB_G0269086-like: MWDKGEGGRIAQSLAEALQLPEDVHAFEDGSEESVGRRLEWHAIAAAQMAHIVAARARELAEESEREKEAREAAVKTAKEKLKAAESAEKKAAAAEKNRSLAEKRCAELLTQQNETELKLAQAISLNTSNAEEIADLRAGLAAAEQKWYDVGFADAENSVEPVVARARNMGFEAGWFAALQAMGVPEDSHLRDPGQIPFPSPAPAAQGTPVAIDEEETASMRELVEQIDAHAEPEEMEATSIPTVQELLGEAPPFSLAGQQEVIPPNQPPR, encoded by the exons ATGTGGGATAAAGGCGagggcggccgtattgcccaatCTTTGGCCGAAGCTCTCCAACTTCCCGAGGATGTGCATGCTTTCGAGGATGGATCCGAGGAGTCGGTagggcgccggttagagtggcacgccattgcg GCTGCCCAAATGGCCCACATTGTGGCTGCTCGGGCACGGGAGCTTGCTGAGGAGAGCGAGCGCGAGAAGGAGGCGCGCGAGGCGGCGGTGAAAACGGCTAAGGAAAAACTGAAGGCCGCCGAGTCTGCTGAGAAGAAGGCTGCAGCTGCCGAGAAGAACCGGTCCCTGGCCGAGAAAAGGTGTGCAGAGCTCCTAACCcagcagaatgagacggagCTTAAGCTAGCCCAAGCCATCAGCCTAAACACCTCCAATGCCGAGGAGATAGCTGACCTTAGGGCAGGCTTGGCAGCCGCGGAGCAGAAATGGTATGATGTCGGCTTTGCTGATGCCGAAAACTCTGTAGAGCCGGTGGTTGCTCGGGCTAGGAATATGGgctttgaggccgggtggtttgccgcCCTTCAGGCAATGGGTGTTCCTGAGGATTCGcatctgagagaccccggccaaatcCCATTCCCGAGCCCCGCCCCTGCTGCTCAGGGTACCCCGGTGGCGATTGACGAGGAAGAGACAgccagtatgagggagctggttgagCAAATCGATGCTCACGCTGAGCCTGAGGAAATGGAAGCCACCAGtatcccgactgtgcaggagcttctcggtGAGGCCCCGCCTTTTTCTTTGGCCGGCCAGCAGGAAGTGATACCGCCGAACCAACCTCCCCgctaa